One genomic window of Quercus robur chromosome 6, dhQueRobu3.1, whole genome shotgun sequence includes the following:
- the LOC126732517 gene encoding zinc-finger homeodomain protein 6: protein MELRGQDKEIRMPLPSTLGYNPTHKDSSTRLSSPTVASTVGERRRDQTVHGNTIFNPAQTLDHQHHYHPIPQQPNPNSHNNTHKPGRDPDANPDKIPAPIATPSGATTTPITSASKKSPTPRPQPQPQQNSSTTRAAPPKVIRYRECLKNHAASMGGHVVDGCGEFMPSGDEGTLEALKCAACECHRNFHRKETEGESQYVSNSYYNYNPNTNNDRREIVLPQHHRPPPLTPPPHHLHHHHRPHPVPIAPMMMAFGTGGGAPAESSSEDLGMFRSDYHVGVQGLSQARQSKKRFRTKFSQEQKDKMMEFAEKLGWKIQKHDEQDVQNFCLEVGIKRQVFKVWMHNNKQAMKKKQILAHGDQEITSAINTKIHIYGK, encoded by the exons ATGGAACTGAGAGGCCAAGATAAGGAAATAAGGATGCCACTGCCAAGCACCTTGGGCTATAATCCTACCCATAAAGACTCTTCAACCAGGCTGTCTTCTCCAACTGTAGCTTCAACTGtgggagaaagaagaagagatcaAACTGTTCATGGTAACACAATCTTCAACCCAGCTCAAACCCTAGATCACCAACACCACTACCATCCTATTCCACAGCAACCAAATCCAAATTCACACAACAACACACACAAACCCGGAAGAGATCCAGACGCAAACCCAGACAAAATCCCAGCTCCAATTGCAACCCCATCAGGAGCAACAACCACACCAATCACTAGTGCATCAAAAAAATCGCCTACCCCACGACCACAACCACAACCGCAACAAAACAGTTCTACTACTAGGGCTGCACCACCAAAGGTTATTAGATATAGAGAATGTTTGAAGAATCACGCTGCCAGTATGGGCGGCCATGTTGTAGATGGCTGCGGAGAATTCATGCCAAGTGGAGATGAAGGCACCCTGGAGGCCTTAAAGTGTGCAGCTTGTGAGTGCCACCGCAATTTTCATAGAAAAGAAACTGAGGGTGAGTCACAATATGTCTCCAACTCTTACTACAACTACAATCCCAATACAAACAATGATAGAAGAGAAATAGTACTACCTCAACATCATCGTCCTCCTCCACTTACTCCACCGCCTCATCATCTTCACCATCACCATCGGCCTCATCCGGTGCCTATTGCTCCGATGATGATGGCCTTTGGAACTGGTGGTGGAGCGCCAGCTGAGTCCTCAAGTGAAGATCTTGGTATGTTTAGGTCTGATTATCATGTCGGTGTGCAAGGTTTGTCACAAGCACGGCAATCCAAGAAGAGGTTTCGGACCAAATTTAGTCAAGAGCAGAAAGATAAGATGATGGAATTTGCTGAGAAGTTGGGGTGGAAGATCCAGAAGCATGATGAGCAAGATGTCCAGAACTTCTGTTTAGAAGTGGGTATAAAGAGGCAGGTTTTCAAGGTATGGATGCACAACAATAAACAAGCtatgaagaagaagcaaat TTTAGCACATGGAGACCAAGAGATAACGTCTGCCATAAATACGAAGATCCATATATACGGCAAATAA
- the LOC126732518 gene encoding DNA-3-methyladenine glycosylase 1: MGLRLARQSIHWSSSPLIFKSPLLPWSNKYPKNHSLSLPLSQLTTMGKRSAIHSESNPKLLPEEPTSQPENPSSSSKTPLPPQKIRKLSSKNNKSQQPEPEPQVPNSEDTTITKPSDPTPSEAPNTLLPIISVNPLTIEGEIDLALNHLRSSDPLLTSLIDSHRRPSFESEPSPPFLSLTKSILYQQLAPNAAKAIYKRFVSLCGSESEVVPDNVLALDAAELRKIGISGRKATYLHDLANKYKDGVLSDSSILEMNDESLVTKLTLVKGIGVWSVHMYMIFSLHKPDVLPVGDLGVRKGVQRLYGLKELPLPLQMEEICEKWKPYRSVGSWYMWRLMEAKGDVDSA; the protein is encoded by the coding sequence ATGGGTTTGAGACTTGCACGCCAATCCATCCATTGGTCTTCCTCTCCTCTCATTTTCAAATCACCCTTGCTTCCTTGGTCTAATAAATACCCTAAGAACCACTCTCTGTCTCTCCCATTGTCACAACTCACAACAATGGGTAAGCGAAGTGCAATCCATTCAGAGTCAAACCCAAAGCTTCTTCCTGAAGAACCCACTTCTCAACCTGAAAACCCATCTTCCTCCTCCAAAACCCCCCTTCCACCCCAAAAAATCAGAAAACTATCCTCCAAAAACAACAAGTCTCAACAGCCAGAGCCAGAGCCACAGGTCCCTAATTCAGAAGACACTACCATTACCAAACCCAGCGACCCAACCCCATCTGAGGCCCCCAATACCCTTTTGCCCATAATATCTGTAAACCCTTTAACAATCGAAGGCGAAATCGATCTTGCCCTTAACCATTTGCGCAGCTCCGATCCACTCCTCACCTCCCTAATCGATTCGCATCGTCGTCCTTCTTTCGAATCTGAACCTTCACCACCATTCTTATCCCTCACCAAAAGCATTCTCTACCAGCAACTCGCTCCCAATGCTGCCAAAGCAATCTACAAACGCTTCGTCTCTCTCTGTGGCAGCGAGTCCGAGGTTGTCCCCGACAATGTGCTGGCACTCGACGCCGCCGAGCTCCGAAAGATCGGAATCTCCGGTCGGAAAGCGACTTACCTTCATGACTTAGCGAACAAGTACAAAGATGGGGTTTTGTCGGACTCTTCGATTCTCGAAATGAACGATGAGTCGCTGGTTACAAAGCTAACGTTGGTGAAGGGAATTGGGGTTTGGTCGGTGCACATGTATATGATATTCTCGTTGCATAAACCAGATGTTTTACCGGTTGGAGATCTTGGAGTGAGGAAAGGCGTGCAGCGTTTGTATGGGCTAAAAGAGTTGCCATTGCCTTTGCAGATGGAGGAGATTTGTGAGAAGTGGAAGCCTTATAGGTCTGTTGGGTCTTGGTATATGTGGAGGCTTATGGAAGCCAAAGGGGATGTTGATTCTGCCTAA